In Jeotgalibaca arthritidis, a single genomic region encodes these proteins:
- a CDS encoding amino acid ABC transporter ATP-binding protein: MIQIKNLTKTFHQNTVLNDISFDILPGQVVAIIGSSGAGKSTLLRSLNFLEQGESGTIQLNNFHLDIAQAKKVDILQLRKLTAMVFQQFNLFQQKTALENVMEGLMIVKGLSKQEAKEIAEQQLKKVGMIERADFYPKHLSGGQQQRVAIARALAMQPELLLLDEPTSALDPELVGEVLDTIKKAAKEGNTMLLVSHEMNFVRKVADHVLFLDQGKIIEFGTAEDVFEHPKQERTKQFLSTYYRDHIHKLAI; encoded by the coding sequence ATGATACAGATTAAAAACTTAACAAAAACATTTCATCAAAATACGGTGTTGAATGATATCTCATTTGATATTTTGCCGGGACAAGTAGTGGCGATTATTGGTTCATCGGGTGCTGGGAAATCAACTTTGTTACGCTCGCTTAATTTCCTTGAGCAAGGAGAATCCGGTACGATTCAGCTAAATAATTTCCACTTAGATATCGCCCAAGCAAAGAAAGTTGATATTTTACAATTGAGAAAATTAACGGCAATGGTTTTTCAGCAGTTTAATCTTTTTCAACAGAAGACAGCTTTAGAAAATGTGATGGAAGGATTAATGATTGTAAAAGGGCTTTCTAAGCAAGAGGCAAAAGAAATTGCAGAGCAACAGCTGAAAAAAGTTGGTATGATTGAGCGGGCAGACTTTTATCCAAAACATCTTTCCGGCGGTCAACAACAACGTGTAGCTATTGCACGTGCTTTAGCAATGCAACCAGAATTACTACTACTCGATGAACCGACCTCTGCACTTGATCCGGAATTAGTAGGCGAAGTTTTGGATACCATAAAAAAAGCGGCAAAAGAAGGAAATACCATGTTACTAGTATCTCACGAAATGAATTTTGTGCGTAAAGTTGCTGACCATGTCCTATTTTTAGATCAAGGGAAAATCATCGAATTCGGCACTGCTGAAGACGTCTTTGAACACCCAAAACAAGAACGAACCAAGCAGTTTTTGTCTACTTATTATCGAGATCATATTCATAAACTTGCTATTTAA
- a CDS encoding glutathione S-transferase C-terminal domain-containing protein yields MVQEVRERPSELVNEIDEKGYFHRQKNHFDTPFGSGKEHNPVEAGRYRLVWAKGCHWSNRASIAIELLGLQDVISVNLVGRTPREKDLGWEFVFDEGNKDPVLDVQFLSELYANADPEYKGRATVPAVVDVKTKRVINNDYVWLTNYFETEFRPFQAPDAPDLYPEELREEIDAYNDYLFEHVNNGVYKAMFAQSLEAYNDAYNNLYQAFDEIEERLENNRFLFGDYVTDSDIRLFVTLARFDTRYFKNLGPIRNRIVDFKNIWGYARDLYEIPAFKNNTYFADLAKSTEKPKSIFIDYNTRFWDKIDYETLWNQPQERYLLSKTPSEKFKRNEEIK; encoded by the coding sequence ATGGTACAAGAAGTTCGGGAAAGGCCAAGCGAATTAGTAAATGAAATTGATGAAAAGGGGTATTTTCATCGTCAGAAAAATCATTTTGACACGCCTTTTGGATCAGGAAAAGAACACAATCCAGTTGAAGCTGGACGATATCGTTTAGTTTGGGCAAAGGGATGCCACTGGTCAAACCGTGCATCGATTGCTATTGAGTTATTAGGACTTCAAGATGTCATTAGTGTAAATTTAGTAGGCAGAACGCCCCGTGAAAAAGATCTAGGATGGGAATTTGTTTTTGATGAAGGAAACAAGGATCCCGTTTTAGATGTCCAATTTTTAAGCGAACTATATGCTAATGCAGATCCAGAGTATAAAGGTCGTGCTACGGTACCAGCAGTCGTGGATGTAAAAACGAAAAGAGTCATCAACAATGACTATGTCTGGCTAACAAATTATTTTGAAACAGAATTTCGTCCTTTTCAAGCACCAGATGCACCGGATTTGTATCCGGAAGAATTGCGGGAAGAAATCGATGCCTATAATGATTATCTATTCGAACATGTGAACAATGGCGTTTATAAAGCAATGTTTGCCCAATCTTTAGAAGCATATAATGATGCATACAATAATTTGTACCAAGCCTTTGATGAGATTGAAGAGCGCCTAGAAAACAATCGGTTTTTATTCGGTGATTATGTAACGGATTCAGATATTCGTTTATTTGTAACGTTAGCGCGTTTCGATACTCGTTACTTTAAAAACTTGGGTCCAATTCGCAATCGCATTGTGGACTTTAAAAATATCTGGGGATATGCCAGAGATTTGTATGAGATTCCGGCTTTTAAAAACAACACTTATTTTGCTGATTTAGCAAAGAGCACAGAAAAGCCAAAGTCAATTTTTATTGATTACAACACCCGTTTTTGGGACAAAATTGATTATGAAACCTTATGGAACCAGCCACAAGAACGTTATTTATTAAGTAAGACTCCTAGTGAAAAATTCAAACGGAATGAGGAAATCAAATGA
- a CDS encoding amidohydrolase: MNVSEELLAEVISIRKDIHQYPELSGEEYRTTEVIKSFLKERSIPILPLDLATGVVAEIGKEGPIIALRADIDALPITESTQLPYQSKVQGVMHACGHDFHTASLLGAAAILKEREEELKGRIRLIFQPAEEQNRGARQVIEAGALEGVEQIIGYHNKPDLPIGTIGLKSGHLMAAVDQFEVIITGVGTHAAAPHNGNDPLVTASQIVTSLQTIVSRHVSPLDTVVVSVTKIDGGNTWNVIPESVVLKGTIRTFKEDIQQKTKQLFEQIVTAYAGAVNQKSEIIWVPSPPSVHNDLLLTEQVKEAVSIFADIIEPEVTLGGEDFAFYQQEIPGIFAFIGTGAPYEWHHPNFLVQDKALVYAIQYYFYSATHILNHLKATSKKRLTKDSLH; encoded by the coding sequence GTGAATGTATCAGAAGAATTGCTAGCAGAAGTCATCTCGATTCGTAAAGATATTCATCAATACCCAGAACTTTCTGGAGAAGAGTATCGGACGACGGAAGTCATCAAATCATTTTTGAAAGAAAGAAGTATTCCCATTCTCCCATTGGATCTAGCAACAGGTGTAGTAGCGGAGATCGGGAAAGAAGGGCCTATTATTGCATTACGTGCAGATATTGATGCTTTACCAATTACAGAAAGTACACAATTACCTTATCAATCAAAAGTACAAGGCGTGATGCATGCGTGTGGGCATGATTTTCATACTGCATCACTTTTAGGAGCAGCCGCTATTTTGAAAGAACGAGAAGAGGAGTTGAAAGGACGTATTCGCTTAATCTTTCAGCCGGCAGAGGAACAAAATCGTGGGGCCAGACAAGTGATTGAAGCAGGAGCTTTAGAAGGTGTAGAACAAATCATTGGCTACCATAATAAACCGGATTTACCAATAGGAACGATAGGACTCAAGTCTGGACATTTGATGGCGGCAGTTGACCAATTTGAAGTGATTATCACAGGCGTTGGTACGCATGCAGCTGCCCCGCATAATGGGAATGATCCTTTAGTAACCGCAAGTCAAATTGTGACAAGCTTACAAACTATTGTGAGTCGTCACGTTTCTCCCCTAGATACGGTGGTGGTCAGCGTTACAAAAATTGATGGTGGAAACACATGGAATGTCATTCCAGAATCAGTTGTTTTAAAAGGAACGATTCGAACATTTAAAGAAGATATTCAACAAAAAACGAAACAGCTTTTTGAACAAATTGTAACCGCCTATGCTGGAGCAGTAAACCAAAAAAGTGAGATTATTTGGGTACCGAGCCCTCCTTCTGTCCATAATGATTTATTATTAACCGAACAAGTAAAAGAAGCAGTTTCGATTTTTGCAGATATTATCGAGCCTGAAGTAACGCTTGGAGGAGAAGATTTTGCTTTTTATCAACAGGAAATACCTGGAATCTTTGCTTTTATCGGGACAGGTGCCCCATATGAATGGCATCATCCCAATTTTTTAGTTCAAGATAAGGCATTGGTATACGCAATTCAATATTATTTCTACTCTGCAACACATATCCTTAATCATCTGAAAGCAACTTCTAAAAAAAGACTTACAAAAGACTCTCTCCATTAA
- a CDS encoding glutathione S-transferase family protein encodes MAEKIKVITVATTEDAHEISKEGAFVRQGNHFDTPFGDGPGDLPVEAGRYRLLVAGICPWAHRSIIVRELLGLQDVISVGTASPIRTDKGWEFSLDEGGVDPVLNIRYLPEIYAQTDPTYEGRATVPTVVDVKTNKVVNNDYFKLTNYWETAFKKFHKEGAPDLYPEELRDEIDAFNEVLFHEVNNGVYKAGFSKTQEKYEEAYDALFARLDILEERLSTQRYLFGNQITDADVRFYVTLVRFDVAYYLVFKTNRNRIIDFPNIWNYAKDLYQTPGFGNTTDFDAIKKGYQLGNHGNNPYGIVAKGPEISIWNEPHDRHRFE; translated from the coding sequence ATGGCAGAAAAGATAAAAGTTATTACAGTTGCTACTACAGAGGATGCCCATGAAATTTCAAAAGAAGGTGCATTCGTTCGCCAAGGAAATCATTTCGATACCCCATTTGGAGACGGGCCAGGAGATTTACCGGTAGAAGCAGGTCGCTATCGACTGTTGGTGGCGGGAATTTGTCCTTGGGCCCATCGTTCCATCATCGTGCGTGAGTTACTTGGCTTGCAAGATGTTATCAGCGTGGGTACTGCAAGTCCAATAAGAACAGACAAAGGTTGGGAGTTTTCGTTAGATGAAGGCGGAGTTGATCCTGTACTGAACATTCGCTATCTACCAGAAATTTATGCACAAACGGATCCAACTTATGAAGGACGGGCAACAGTACCAACAGTTGTCGATGTAAAAACAAATAAAGTAGTAAATAATGATTACTTTAAATTGACGAATTATTGGGAAACAGCTTTTAAGAAATTCCATAAAGAGGGCGCACCTGACTTGTATCCTGAAGAATTACGCGATGAGATTGATGCTTTTAACGAAGTTTTATTTCATGAAGTGAATAATGGAGTATACAAAGCTGGTTTTTCTAAAACACAAGAAAAATATGAAGAAGCTTATGATGCTCTGTTCGCTAGGTTGGATATATTAGAGGAACGATTGTCTACACAACGTTATTTATTCGGCAATCAAATCACAGATGCTGATGTTCGTTTTTATGTGACTCTTGTTCGGTTTGACGTTGCATACTATTTAGTGTTTAAGACAAATCGCAATCGGATCATTGATTTTCCAAATATCTGGAACTATGCGAAAGATCTTTACCAAACACCTGGCTTTGGTAATACAACTGATTTTGATGCAATAAAGAAAGGCTATCAATTGGGAAATCATGGAAATAACCCCTACGGCATTGTTGCAAAAGGGCCAGAGATTTCCATTTGGAATGAACCACATGACCGTCATCGATTCGAGTAA
- a CDS encoding transporter substrate-binding domain-containing protein: MKKNQIVKTVLTLTGALLLAACGSTNAAGTGEESSKEKIVIATSGAPKPFTYVNENDELVGYDIELVEAVFEKIDKYDISFEKAERASVLSGLDTDRYQVGANNFASNDERREKYIFSDAIFKNQYVIAVAEESTEINNFTDLVGKSTEVSPGLNYATALEKYNEENPDALIDINYSEAELLVVLQGVESGKHDFQLIDKAMASLFIEEHGLKLKLIELSEEDSSRIGAPYSYLLISKTDDGAALVEEINAALKEAIEDGTITEISEKYFGEDFAPKE; this comes from the coding sequence ATGAAAAAGAATCAAATAGTTAAAACAGTTTTAACTCTTACAGGAGCGTTGCTCTTAGCAGCTTGCGGAAGTACAAATGCTGCAGGAACGGGTGAAGAAAGCAGCAAAGAAAAAATTGTTATTGCGACATCTGGTGCGCCAAAACCCTTTACTTATGTAAATGAAAATGACGAGCTGGTTGGTTATGATATTGAACTTGTAGAAGCGGTATTTGAAAAAATAGATAAATATGATATTTCTTTTGAAAAAGCAGAGCGTGCTTCTGTATTATCTGGTCTTGATACAGATCGTTATCAAGTAGGAGCAAATAATTTTGCAAGTAATGATGAGCGGAGAGAGAAATACATCTTTTCAGACGCAATTTTCAAAAATCAATATGTGATTGCAGTGGCAGAGGAATCAACAGAAATTAATAACTTTACTGATCTTGTAGGAAAATCAACAGAAGTATCACCTGGTTTGAATTATGCCACGGCTTTGGAAAAGTATAATGAAGAAAATCCAGATGCACTCATCGACATTAATTACTCTGAAGCAGAACTGTTAGTTGTTTTACAAGGCGTTGAGAGTGGTAAGCACGATTTTCAATTGATTGATAAAGCGATGGCTTCTTTGTTTATTGAAGAACATGGCTTAAAATTAAAGCTAATCGAATTGAGCGAAGAAGACTCATCTAGAATCGGTGCTCCTTACAGTTACCTGTTAATTAGTAAAACAGATGATGGTGCAGCTCTTGTAGAAGAAATCAATGCAGCTTTAAAAGAAGCGATTGAAGATGGAACAATTACTGAGATTAGTGAGAAATATTTTGGAGAAGACTTTGCACCGAAAGAATAG
- a CDS encoding ABC transporter permease, which produces MFSLYFTALKSLAIKETNRYLRIWVQTLVPPVITTSLYFVIFGKMIGGRIGDMGGFSYMEFIVPGLIMMSAITSSYSNVSSSFFSQKFQKNIEELLVAPVPTHVIIWGFVLGGLGRSLLVGTLVTIISLLFVPLNVFSWLIVILTLLMTAILFSLAGLINGVFAQSYDDVSIVPTFVLQPLTYLGGVFYAISMLPPFWQTVSKVNPIVYMISAFRYGFLGTTDVPIMVSLMILVLFIIIVYSVCYYLINTGKGIRS; this is translated from the coding sequence ATGTTTAGTCTTTATTTTACAGCTCTAAAAAGTTTAGCGATCAAGGAAACAAACCGTTACCTGCGTATCTGGGTACAGACCTTGGTACCACCTGTTATCACCACATCATTGTATTTCGTTATTTTTGGAAAAATGATTGGTGGACGCATAGGCGATATGGGTGGATTCTCTTATATGGAGTTTATTGTACCAGGGTTAATCATGATGTCAGCTATCACGAGTTCTTACTCAAATGTTTCTTCATCATTTTTCTCACAAAAATTCCAAAAAAATATTGAGGAATTATTAGTAGCCCCAGTGCCGACGCATGTGATTATTTGGGGATTTGTCCTAGGAGGATTGGGAAGAAGTCTGCTGGTGGGTACACTGGTAACCATTATTTCGTTATTATTTGTTCCATTGAATGTTTTCTCTTGGTTAATTGTTATTCTGACATTATTAATGACGGCTATTCTTTTCTCTCTAGCTGGGCTAATAAATGGCGTTTTTGCACAGTCATATGATGATGTGTCGATTGTACCGACCTTTGTATTACAACCATTAACTTATCTAGGTGGTGTATTTTATGCCATTTCGATGTTACCGCCATTCTGGCAAACCGTATCAAAAGTAAACCCGATTGTTTATATGATTTCTGCTTTCCGTTATGGGTTCTTGGGGACGACTGATGTGCCGATTATGGTTTCGCTTATGATTCTGGTTCTGTTTATTATTATTGTCTATTCGGTGTGTTACTATCTGATTAATACAGGAAAAGGGATAAGAAGTTAG
- a CDS encoding amino acid ABC transporter permease — MGKIFDFETVLTSIPRLLVYLPMTLEITILSMLLGLLLGLLIAIVKMNKIPVLSQIFAVFVSFVRGTPLIVQLYLSYNGIPLLLKYYNYNNGTDFNINNIPSLLFVLVTFAVNEGAYNSENIRGALQSVNKGQIEAAQSLGMTYPQVLARVIIPEAFVVALPTLGNTLIGLLKGTSLAFVCAVVEMTAQAKIIAGANYRYFEVYLALAVIYWGVTIMVEQLIQFVEKKISIPDNVQLRARKVGDWL, encoded by the coding sequence ATGGGGAAAATATTTGATTTTGAAACGGTTCTTACTTCGATTCCAAGGTTATTGGTATATTTGCCGATGACCTTGGAAATTACTATTTTATCGATGTTACTTGGACTGTTACTAGGTTTATTGATTGCAATCGTAAAGATGAATAAAATCCCCGTGCTATCACAGATATTTGCTGTATTTGTATCTTTTGTACGAGGGACACCATTAATCGTACAATTGTATTTATCCTACAATGGAATCCCATTATTGTTAAAGTATTATAATTATAATAATGGCACGGATTTTAATATTAATAATATTCCTTCGCTGCTTTTTGTGTTAGTGACATTTGCGGTTAATGAAGGAGCATATAATTCAGAAAATATTCGTGGAGCACTGCAATCGGTTAATAAGGGTCAAATCGAAGCAGCACAATCTTTAGGGATGACTTATCCACAAGTGTTGGCCCGCGTGATTATACCAGAGGCATTTGTAGTAGCTTTGCCAACTTTAGGAAATACATTAATCGGACTGTTAAAAGGAACATCATTGGCCTTTGTTTGCGCGGTTGTGGAGATGACAGCCCAAGCTAAAATTATTGCTGGTGCTAATTATCGCTACTTTGAAGTTTATTTGGCACTAGCAGTAATCTACTGGGGAGTAACGATTATGGTTGAACAATTAATCCAGTTTGTAGAAAAGAAAATTAGTATTCCGGACAACGTTCAGCTACGAGCAAGAAAGGTGGGAGATTGGTTATGA
- a CDS encoding site-specific integrase, translating to MFHSYIGVDPVTDKDVYRKRSGFKTKKEAEIAEARLINDFHKNGFPSQRKRSTFNDVYDLWLESEYIDNVQESTLNKTMRDFKNHIVPSFDGMNIREIKPDHCQSELNKWRDKLVNYGRIKNYANRVFDYALRMDIIDSNPFDKVTVPKRIETIEESEFENFYSKEELNEFLEYVKEDLDLNWYTYFRLLAYSGARKSELLALKWSDIDFDTSTLNINKTLTRGLNNKIIVQPTKTANGRRVIDMDYDSMKLLKQWKMYQAQFMLKLGFNTNTPDQHIFANTRNNFYSINVPNDRMRNVQKRNGLKQITVHGVRHTHCSVLFSMGASIKDVQARLGHTDIQTTMNIYAHVTKEEKKDTADKFAKFMEN from the coding sequence ATGTTTCATTCATACATTGGGGTTGATCCAGTCACAGATAAAGATGTTTATCGTAAACGAAGTGGCTTTAAAACGAAGAAAGAAGCAGAAATTGCTGAAGCAAGATTAATTAATGATTTTCATAAAAATGGTTTTCCATCTCAGAGGAAACGAAGTACCTTTAACGATGTTTATGATTTGTGGTTAGAATCTGAATATATAGATAACGTTCAAGAGTCCACACTCAACAAAACGATGCGTGACTTCAAAAATCACATTGTCCCCTCTTTTGATGGCATGAACATTCGTGAAATAAAACCTGATCATTGCCAGTCTGAATTAAATAAGTGGCGTGATAAGCTAGTCAATTATGGACGTATAAAGAATTATGCAAATCGAGTGTTTGATTATGCGTTAAGAATGGATATTATCGACAGCAATCCATTTGATAAAGTAACAGTTCCAAAACGGATTGAAACGATTGAAGAAAGTGAATTTGAGAATTTTTATAGCAAAGAAGAATTGAACGAGTTCCTAGAATATGTAAAAGAAGATTTAGATTTGAATTGGTATACCTATTTTAGATTGCTAGCATACAGTGGCGCTCGTAAATCGGAGCTGTTGGCTCTAAAATGGTCAGATATTGATTTCGATACATCTACCCTCAATATCAATAAAACACTCACTAGGGGCTTAAATAATAAGATTATCGTGCAACCTACGAAGACAGCGAATGGTCGAAGAGTAATTGATATGGATTATGACTCGATGAAGCTTTTAAAGCAGTGGAAGATGTATCAGGCTCAATTCATGCTGAAACTTGGCTTTAATACAAATACACCCGATCAACATATTTTTGCGAATACGAGAAATAACTTTTATTCTATTAACGTACCGAATGACCGTATGAGAAATGTGCAAAAGCGTAATGGACTCAAACAAATTACCGTTCATGGGGTGCGACACACGCATTGTAGTGTCCTCTTCTCTATGGGAGCTTCAATAAAAGATGTTCAGGCTCGTCTAGGGCACACGGATATTCAAACAACAATGAATATCTATGCTCATGTCACAAAAGAAGAGAAGAAAGATACCGCAGATAAATTTGCGAAGTTTATGGAAAATTAA
- a CDS encoding glutathione S-transferase family protein yields the protein MCALKTVEIEANGKYNRQKNQFHTPFGEGLNELPVAPGKYRILWSAVCPWAHRSIIVRKLLGLEYVISVGEADPLRPPLDHIDWAFTLDENHLDPLLGIQYISEAYLKADPHYKGRPTVPAVVDIETGKVVNNDYHELTYQLETAWSKFHKKNAPNLFPVELQEQIRQLNERIFHDINNGVYRAGFARSQEAYEEAYDKVFKRLDELEERLASKRYLFGNEITDADVRLYVTLARFDVAYYTAFRVNKKRIKDYPNLWAYARDLYQTPGFGDTTNFEAIKKHYFLSTTIDTENTVSKILPKGPSLEDWNMAHGREKLTRKEE from the coding sequence ATGTGTGCATTAAAAACTGTTGAGATAGAAGCGAACGGAAAATACAATCGACAAAAGAATCAGTTCCATACTCCTTTCGGTGAAGGATTAAATGAGTTGCCAGTTGCACCAGGAAAATATCGTATTTTATGGTCAGCAGTTTGTCCCTGGGCTCATCGTTCGATTATTGTCCGCAAGTTGCTTGGGTTGGAATATGTCATCAGTGTCGGCGAGGCTGATCCATTACGCCCGCCATTAGATCATATTGATTGGGCATTTACATTAGACGAAAATCATCTAGACCCTTTATTAGGAATTCAATATATCAGTGAAGCCTATTTAAAAGCGGATCCACATTATAAGGGAAGGCCAACTGTACCTGCCGTTGTCGATATAGAAACAGGAAAGGTGGTGAACAATGACTATCATGAATTAACGTATCAATTGGAGACAGCATGGTCGAAGTTTCATAAAAAAAATGCCCCAAATTTATTTCCCGTAGAGCTTCAGGAGCAAATTCGGCAATTAAATGAGCGTATATTTCATGATATTAATAATGGCGTTTATAGAGCTGGGTTTGCTCGATCACAAGAAGCATATGAAGAAGCCTACGATAAAGTCTTTAAACGTCTGGACGAACTAGAGGAACGACTAGCTAGCAAACGCTACTTATTCGGCAATGAAATAACCGATGCAGATGTCCGCCTCTACGTAACGTTAGCACGCTTTGATGTTGCCTACTATACCGCCTTTCGGGTGAATAAAAAACGTATTAAAGACTATCCAAATTTATGGGCTTATGCTCGTGATTTATACCAGACACCAGGTTTTGGGGACACAACTAATTTTGAAGCAATTAAAAAACATTATTTTTTATCGACAACAATCGATACAGAAAATACTGTTTCGAAAATTCTTCCAAAAGGACCATCATTAGAGGATTGGAATATGGCACATGGTAGAGAAAAATTAACTAGAAAAGAGGAATAA
- a CDS encoding GNAT family N-acetyltransferase, whose protein sequence is MLEIYVVDQVWQLALVYEVRKKTFVIGQGIPIELEFDEKAGKTYQYVLLAEKGNGIGTARINTTHSDFAKIERVAIVPKFQFQGYGRKLIEAVEEVIRTQGYEKIVITSQVQARGFYERLGYQVNERIKLESSIPTIYTEKNLKKIGAH, encoded by the coding sequence TTGTTGGAAATTTATGTTGTTGACCAAGTTTGGCAGTTGGCTCTAGTTTATGAAGTTCGGAAGAAAACATTTGTTATTGGACAAGGAATTCCCATTGAACTTGAATTTGATGAAAAAGCTGGCAAAACGTATCAGTATGTTTTGCTTGCAGAGAAAGGTAACGGTATAGGAACAGCGAGGATCAACACCACCCACTCAGACTTTGCAAAAATTGAAAGAGTCGCAATTGTTCCTAAATTTCAATTCCAAGGATATGGCAGAAAATTGATAGAAGCGGTAGAAGAAGTGATTCGGACACAAGGATACGAAAAAATTGTAATTACAAGTCAAGTGCAAGCTAGAGGATTTTATGAGCGCTTGGGTTATCAAGTGAATGAACGTATCAAATTGGAATCCAGTATTCCTACTATTTATACAGAGAAAAATTTGAAAAAGATAGGAGCTCATTAA
- a CDS encoding ABC transporter ATP-binding protein, with product MTYALEIKDLKKVYATGVEALRGIDLAVEEGDFYALLGPNGAGKSTTIGIITSLVNKTSGQVKVFDYDLDTDLERAKQQIGLVPQEFNFNPFETVQQIVVNQAGYYGVSRKEALKRSEKYLKQSSLWEKRHVRARMLSGGMKRRLMIARALMHEPRLLILDEPTAGVDIELRRDMWAFLRELNKSGTTIILTTHYLEEAEMLCRNIGIIQSGALIENTSMKSLLSKLQYETFIFDLDAYNYKPEIKGYSYEFEDDLTLTVEVERNQGVNDIFNQLSNQGIKVLSMRNKSNRLEELFLKITEEKHQLEERNV from the coding sequence ATGACATACGCATTAGAAATAAAAGATTTGAAAAAAGTATATGCGACTGGTGTTGAAGCACTACGAGGGATTGATTTGGCTGTAGAAGAAGGCGACTTCTACGCTTTACTGGGGCCTAACGGTGCTGGCAAATCAACCACCATTGGCATCATTACATCACTTGTCAACAAGACATCAGGGCAAGTAAAAGTTTTTGATTATGACCTGGATACTGATTTAGAGCGGGCAAAGCAGCAAATCGGTTTGGTACCTCAGGAGTTTAACTTCAACCCCTTTGAGACGGTTCAACAAATTGTAGTTAATCAGGCAGGTTATTACGGTGTTTCACGTAAGGAGGCACTTAAGCGGAGTGAAAAGTATCTCAAGCAATCGAGTTTATGGGAGAAGCGACACGTTCGTGCCCGTATGCTATCAGGTGGAATGAAGCGTCGTTTAATGATCGCTCGAGCGCTGATGCATGAACCGCGATTACTGATCTTAGATGAGCCGACTGCGGGTGTGGACATCGAATTAAGACGTGATATGTGGGCATTTTTAAGAGAATTGAATAAAAGTGGGACAACGATTATTTTAACCACTCACTACTTAGAAGAAGCTGAAATGCTTTGTCGAAATATTGGGATTATTCAATCGGGTGCATTGATTGAAAATACAAGTATGAAATCACTTCTTTCTAAGTTACAGTATGAAACGTTTATTTTCGACTTGGATGCCTATAACTATAAACCTGAAATCAAGGGCTATAGCTATGAATTTGAGGATGACCTGACGCTGACAGTAGAGGTTGAACGCAATCAAGGAGTCAATGACATCTTTAATCAACTAAGTAATCAAGGGATTAAAGTCTTATCGATGCGGAATAAATCAAACCGCTTAGAAGAACTATTTTTGAAAATCACAGAAGAAAAGCACCAATTGGAGGAAAGAAATGTTTAG
- a CDS encoding GNAT family N-acetyltransferase yields MDFQVKRDTQDINWAEVNQLLKGFGLTNHTVLETKFAFEHSQEVVFILLDNQLIGCGRALTDYIAQAAIYNIAVDKDYQGQGIGKFIIKTFVDYLSKCNITLYTHPNTVSWYKQLGFESMKTGMAIYHESHIEELRKMNFV; encoded by the coding sequence ATGGATTTTCAAGTAAAACGAGACACACAAGATATCAACTGGGCGGAAGTAAATCAGCTTTTAAAAGGATTTGGATTGACCAATCACACGGTTCTGGAAACAAAATTTGCTTTTGAACATAGTCAGGAAGTGGTATTTATTCTCTTGGATAATCAGCTGATTGGGTGTGGACGTGCACTGACTGATTATATTGCTCAAGCGGCGATCTATAATATTGCTGTTGACAAGGACTATCAAGGACAGGGAATTGGAAAGTTTATTATTAAGACGTTTGTTGATTATCTGTCGAAATGTAACATTACATTGTATACTCATCCAAACACGGTTAGCTGGTATAAACAGTTAGGTTTTGAATCTATGAAAACAGGAATGGCGATTTATCATGAGAGTCATATTGAAGAACTAAGAAAAATGAATTTTGTGTAG